The following proteins are co-located in the Besnoitia besnoiti strain Bb-Ger1 chromosome Unknown contig00007, whole genome shotgun sequence genome:
- a CDS encoding uncharacterized protein (encoded by transcript BESB_074430), producing MIPEVRSEILQNANEDSSQGEGHHPDGGTVPDEGVLTPKPVEESADGSLTGDRSLLERVLAPSAAVRVVSQAGGVADSFQHQFRNMSKSEFETHHNANSALVEPHSALVSRPDVFRLDEAKELSSEGLRAAETRLADERAVSPSGAVSVGTQTEITVPPVAHGWFFHPGDAAPPGREVGIDARLRAGHRMIGANRDRETPATGQRPYKRFAHGDVGRKSSPSGAFPVKMHARAKRFSSSGGWLPSLGFKSRLALGVVAAVLSGVLGMYWLAGDEGGYGDTDLLYGPSAGQYAAFIQRERERTRQPAEAVQVPIQHGDQVLESRLPRRQQKGDLESPPAEDVRQYLNIQPRYAVPARYYDDSS from the coding sequence ATGATTCCGGAAGTTAGAAGCGAAATTTTGCAAAATGCCAACGAGGACAGCAGCCAAGGAGAAGGTCACCATCCGGACGGCGGGACAGTGCCTGATGAGGGCGTGCTAACGCCCAAACCTGTGGAAGAATCAGCCGATGGCTCTCTTACGGGTGACCGGAGCTTGCTGGAACGTGTGCTCGCTCCTTCAGCCGCCGTACGAGTTGTTTCTCAGGCAGGTGGGGTTGCAGATAGTTTTCAGCATCAATTCAGGAATATGTCGAAGTCCGAATTTGAAACGCATCATAATGCCAACTCTGCGTTAGTGGAGCCTCATTCGGCTCTTGTTTCTCGGCCGGATGTATTCCGGTTGGACGAAGCAAAAGAACTCAGCAGTGAAGGCCTTAGAGCGGCTGAGACGCGCCTAGCGGATGAGCGAGCGGTGTCGCCCTCCGGTGCGGTATCTGTCGGAACACAAACGGAGATAACGGTACCTCCTGTGGCTCATGGGTGGTTCTTTCATCCAGGTGATGCGGCCCCGCCAGGACGAGAAGTTGGAATAGATGCCCGGCTTCGAGCGGGGCACCGGATGATAGGGGCAAATAGAGACCGGGAGACACCTGCCACCGGTCAGCGACCTTACAAGCGGTTTGCTCACGGTGATGTTGGGAGGAAGTCATCCCCGTCGGGCGCGTTTCCTGTAAAGATGCatgcgagagcgaagcgatTTTCGAGCTCAGGCGGGTGGCTACCTAGTCTGGGGTTCAAAAGCAGGCTTGCATTGGGAGTTGTTGCAGCAGTTCTATCTGGTGTTTTAGGAATGTACTGGCTGGCAGGTGATGAGGGCGGCTACGGAGATACGGATCTCCTTTACGGTCCTTCAGCAGGGCAGTATGCAGCATTTATCCAGCGGGAGCGCGAACGTACACGTCAACCCGCAGAGGCAGTGCAGGTACCCATTCAACACGGCGACCAGGTTTTAGAAAgtcggctgccgcgtcgccagcagaAGGGGGACTTGGAATCTCCCCCTGCTGAGGACGTGCGCCAGTACCTCAACATTCAGCCCAGGTATGCCGTTCCTGCTAGATACTACGACGATTCGTCGTAG
- a CDS encoding uncharacterized protein (encoded by transcript BESB_074440), translated as MFSGITLNSASPNGLLESDAAGGGTHLCSASPLEDETLLLGDDVCLLRPSPPAFSVRSAEDSQATESQALSFQGLSQSQWSPDTNTQSSQALVSQDGYFRFGRRLGSQLTDSAEDHVHPSAAAWTQAKRRRGEALRPDQNREGRLPATPAQSAAVRASISSSSCPCSRSECEKKRVSPSALAPSSLGRSDAQGCCAAEDAASCSSSTGKEKEGTSSPPRDVCSLGGREPRPDLKKGERIRDAATGAILQHFRGLGFSQMTSSDEEEGVEADDAVDAGGADKRCAEVAACAPSPEPQTGEDDRTDERESGEGQEVAGGDHEIHNTLLTGDHASPRRANEPRREGPSSDSATPSLHSSHPPLSSNSLPPLLSSAASSAARPGRSSSPEDGDEDEDDDDDAKTEKAEDDEDGGDTAMAAEAATNAAPTPASPSRTRPSSLAASSLPVTSPLSASTGARSLPSSLSVASAMPVAALASAGPRTSSAASSPACFSSAVAASSLSCAAAPSLSSLRGQQPAQPPRRPSVSSDDLDDLLNADLDAHGGETPPRPGFVRLSASAPVSFSAVEPPTVGCPASRVQRLFFSSLPSLAVAHAADPPPSAPSPRAVSASGLQAFSSASASASLSSAPSPRSHAAALASSWCIPSASRPCLSFPESQTRRRSGDPRRPAGAALEDWVLSAAALRMAAVCGQASAAAFLSSAASTPIKRQTFTQSPSTDALPVSSLSASPSSCSVWAAASSAPWISPARSAASSRETASAAAPPCSSFTSAGGQSGQSAAAVSSSLSSASGALGHSPPATVSRSRIREEGADAWGAFSRRPFAGEAAPQPQRAGSALQSAPAPSDRAAACASPQPSATGGAGAREAERGGEEPRRQLGEEVKEKARENSLAHSVQGLRPLAQGSVDTRQDEEDEALLLLMDDGSFAF; from the coding sequence ATGTTTTCCGGCATCACTTTGAACTCTGCAAGCCCGAACGGCCTgctggagagcgacgcggcagggGGCGGCACACACCTTTGCTCAGCGTCGCCGTTGGAAGATGAGACGCTTCTCCTTGGCGATGACGTTTGCCTCCTGCggccctcgcctcctgcctTCTCAGTCCGTAGTGCAGAGGACTctcaggcgacggagagtcAGGCTCTGTCTTTCCAGGGACTTTCGCAGTCACAATGGTCGCCAGACACCAACACGCAGAGCAGCCAGGCTCTCGTGAGCCAAGATGGCTACTTCAGGTTCGGCCGGCGCTTAGGAAGCCAGCTTACGGACTCGGCCGAGGATCACGTACACCCGAGTGCAGCTGCCTGGACTCAAGCcaagcggcgaagaggagaggcacTCCGTCCGGACCAGAACCGGGAGGGACGATTGCCTGCAACGCcagcgcagagcgccgcagTGAGAGCTTCcatctcctcgtcttcttgcCCCTGCTCTCGTTCAGAGTGCGAAAAGAAACGCGTTTCTCCTTCCGCACTTGCCCCGTCGTCTCTGGGCCGGAGCGATGCGcagggctgctgcgccgctgagGACGCTGCCTCCTGTTCGTCCTCGACaggaaaagagaaagaaggaacGTCGAGTCCTCCCAGAGACGTTTGTTCTTtaggagggcgcgagccgaGGCCGGATCTCAAAAAAGGAGAGCGgatccgcgacgccgcgaccggGGCGATTTTGCAGCACTTTCGCGGCCTTGGGTTCTCTCAAATGACCTCCTCAgatgaggaggaaggcgtggAAGCGGACGATGCGGTCGACGCCGGGGGTGCCGACAAAAGATGCGCAGAagtcgccgcgtgcgcgccgagCCCCGAACCGCAGACAGGCGAAGATGATCGTACAGACGAGAGGGAAAGCGGAGAGGGGCAGGAGGTAGCTGGAGGAGACCACGAGATACACAACACGCTTCTGACGGGTGATCACGCCTCTCCACGGCGGGCAAATGAGCCTCGTCGAGAAGGTCCATCCTCTGACTCTGCCACACCGTCTCTGCACTCTTCGCAtcctcctctgtcttctAACTCGTTGCCTCCCCTTCTgtcttctgctgcttcgtctgccgcgcgtccAGGGCGTTCTTCATCGCCCGAAGAcggggacgaagacgaagacgacgacgacgacgcgaagaccgagaaggcagaggacgacgaggacggaggcgacaCTGCGATGGCCGCAGAAGCTGCGACGAATGCCGCCCCGACTCCCGCTTCTCCCTCCCGCACGCGTCCGTCCTCGCTtgccgcctcttctttgcCGGTcacgtctcctctctccgcttcaACGGGCGCGCGCAGTTTGCCTTCTTCTTTGTCTGTGGCCTCTGCGATGCCCGTTGCAGCTCTGGCTTCCGCTGGTCCCCgcacgtcctccgccgcttcctctccggcttgcttctcctcggctgtagccgcgtcttcgctctcgtgtgccgcggcgccctctttGTCTTCGCTTCGGGGGCAGCagcccgcgcagcctccgcggaggccgtcGGTGAGCTCTGACGACCTCGATGACCTGCTGAACGCGGATCTCGACGCCCACGggggcgagacgccgccgcggccgggcttcgtccgcctctctgcctccgccccaGTCAGCTTTTCTGCCGTGGAACCCCCGACTGTTGGGTGCCCAGcctcgcgtgtgcagcgactcttcttctcgtcgcttCCTTCGTTAGCCGTCGCCCACGCCGCGGacccccctccctccgcgccctctccgcgggCGGTTTCCGCTTCAGGGCTCCAGGCCTTctcttcggcctccgcctctgcatcgctctccagcgctccttcgcctcgctcgcacgctgcggcgcttgctTCTTCGTGGTGCATcccgtctgcctcgcgcccctGCCTGTCCTTTCCTGAGTCTCAAACGCGACGGAGGAGCGGAGATCCGCGGCGtccagcaggcgcggctctcgAAGACTGGGTGctgagcgcagcggcgcttcggatggcggcggtctgcggccaggcgtctgccgcagcttttctgtcgagcgcggcgtctACACCCATCAAGAGGCAGACGTTCACGCAGTCGCCCTCGACAGACGCGttgcctgtctcctcgctctccgcttctccctcctcttgcTCGGTTTGGGCGGCCGCTTCGTCCGCCCCGTGGATTTctccggcgcgcagcgctgcgtcgtcgcgcgagactgcctccgcggccgcgccgccttgctCGTCCTTCACTTCCGCCGGGGGCCAGTCTGGCcagtctgcggccgccgtctcctcctctctgagTTCCGCCTCAGGCGCACTTGGAcactcgccgcctgcgaccgtgtcgcgctcgcggatccgcgaggagggcgccgacgcgtggGGCGCCTTTTCGAGGAGGCCTTTcgcgggagaggccgcgccgcagccgcaacGCGCCGGGAGCGCTCTTCagtccgcgccggcgccttcggaccgcgcggctgcatgcgcgtcgccccAGCCATCTGCCACGGGCGGGGCGGGAGCTAGggaagcagaaagaggaggagaagagccCAGGAGACAGCTGGGCGAAGAAGTGAAGGAGAAAGCGAGGGAGAACTCGCTCGCGCACAGCGTACAGGGCTTGCGGCCTCTGGCGCAAGGCTCCGTGGACACTCGacaagacgaagaagacgaagcactGCTGCTCCTAATGGACGATGGCAGTTTCGCTTTTtga
- a CDS encoding putative AP-2 complex subunit sigma-1 (encoded by transcript BESB_074450): MIRFVLLLNRQGKTRLSRWYEGSLSDQERWKVESGIHAAVLQRQRRWANVLDFRSYHLVYRQYAGLVFVVCIDGGENDLAIFEGIQLFVELLDKYFGSVCELDIIFHVDKVYFLLDQFIQAGEIVQTSTKLIVSRAKRLDGLD, translated from the coding sequence ATGATTCGGTTCGTGTTGCTTCTGAATCGCCAGGGCAAGACACGGCTGTCGCGTTGGTATGAGGGCAGTCTGTCTGATCAGGAGCGCTGGAAAGTCGAGAGCGGCATCCACGCCGcagtgctgcagcggcagcggcgctgggcGAACGTCCTCGACTTCCGCTCTTACCATCTGGTGTACAGACAGTACGCGGGGCTGGTCTTCGTGGTGTGCATCGACGGTGGCGAGAACGATTTGGCGATCTTTGAAGGCATTCAGCTCTtcgtcgagctcctcgacAAGTACTTCGGCTCAGTCTGCGAGCTGGACATCATCTTCCACGTCGACAAAGTCTACTTCCTCCTCGACCAGTTCATCCAGGCCGGCGAAATCGTGCAGACCAGCACCAAACTCATCGTcagccgcgcgaagcgcctcgacgGGCTCGACTGA
- a CDS encoding helix-hairpin-helix motif domain-containing protein (encoded by transcript BESB_074460), protein MGLEVEDLAALEAACTDCGACPAYHKNLAFSSAEDLCEFRSALLSWFDSNRRKLPWRGDPPPFTSWATTRAASGCATGLKKNAESGKSTSSILSFFAKKEKPDAKTLQGSPPPATTDASGPASDSARGSAGTRQPKRQNEEDANGGKGKESSPAQAQTETDRERVSPYGVWVSEVMLQQTQVCTVIDYWQRWVARWPTVASLAEASEEEVSQMWSGLGYYRRARQLLEGARTVVRDFAGELPSHTDSLRSIPGIGPYTAGAISAIAFGNRAAAVDGNVIRVFSRLFALAAPADSRALAALCNRLMPPLLAPDRAGASTEALIELGATICSPRTPSCRACPVRKFCLANKEAKEDVVLCKSRQNVHASACKLCIPFADAQAAVRERQQAAYPAAKAVKTRREETYVALCVVRRCARETPAEATANASPARRAPPQTDAQRVLKAGSGAGQTSEPDEALAAWELLLRRRPSSGLLASQLEVPSYLLSYTGGAGDGGAARGKEGTCKRRRKCTPESGTWQESQAPDDAAAAASPAEEEVDLTRDETDDEAASPHSEKETRATDAENPNEAAYRSDMALRRGRGTPAERPGDPGGSHHTAGSASPDAPSRGGARGLRCSSTDPTQRALRELMSQLRPYAVITDAPIAVGQVAHAFSHVEHVLNIFFVESDVGERSNLFEARGALVSSANPSQPAASGNDDRETRQDEATGTERLQWAPVADASVSVTSTEKEPLSRLRTLAK, encoded by the exons aTGGGCCTGGAGGTAGAAGacctggcggcgctggaggccgcctGCACAGACTGCGGCGCGTGTCCTGCGTATCACAAGAAcctcgctttttcttctgctgAAGATCTCTGCGAGTTTCGTTCTGCGCTGCTCTCCTGGTTCGACTCGAATCGTCGGAAGCTCCCCTGGAG aggcgacccTCCGCCGTTTACCTCCTGGGCGaccacgcgcgcggcttcggggTGCGCGACGGGCCTGAAGAAGAATGCTGAGAGCGGCAAGTCTACCTCCTCGattctttcttttttcgcgaaaaaagaaaagccAGACGCGAAGACGCTCCAGGGAAGTCCGCCTCCAGCCACGACCGACGCTTCAGGCCCCGCCTCGGATTCCGCACGGGGTTCAGCGGGCACGCGGCAGCCGAAGCGAcagaacgaagaagacgcaaaTGGCGGAAAGGGGAAGGAgagctcgccggcgcaggcccaGACGGAGACCGACAGAGAACGCGTGTCGCCGTACGGGGTCTGGGTGAGCGAGGTCATGCTCCAACAGACGCAAGTCTGCACCGTGATCGACTACTGGCAACGATG ggTGGCGCGCTGGCCTACGGTAGCCTCTCTCGCTGAGGCGTCGGAGGAGGAAGTTTCGCAGATGTGGAGCGGCCTGGGCTACTACCGCCG GGCAAGGCAGCTgctggaaggcgcgcggacggTCGTGCGAGACTTCGCGGGCGAG CTGCCGAGTCATACCGACAGCCTCCGCTCCATTCCCGGGATCGGTCCCTACACCGCCGGCGCGATCAGCGCCATCGCCTTCGGGAAccgagctgctgcagtcgACGGCAACGTcattcgcgtcttctcccggCTCTTCG CGCTCGCGGCACCCGCGGACAGTCGCGCCCTAGCTGCACTGTGCAA TCGACTCATGCCTCCGCTCCTCGCCCCTgaccgcgcgggcgcctctaCCGAGGCGCTGATTGAGCTCGGCGCGACGATCTGCAGCCCGCGGACGCCCTCTTGCCGCGCGTGCCCAG TTCGCAAGTTTTGTCTGGCTAAtaaggaggcgaaggaagacgTCGTGCTGTGCAAATCCCGACAAAACGTTCATGCTTCAGCGTGCAAGCTGTGTATCCCtttcgcggacgcgcag GCGGCAGTtcgcgagagacagcaggcCGCGTATCCCGCGGCAAAGGCTGTGAAAACccggcgagaggagaccTACGTCGCGCTGTGCGTCGTGCGGAGGTGCGCGAGGGAGACACCCGCGGAGGCCACAGCAaacgcctcgcctgcgcggcgcgcgcctccacagacagacgcgcagcgtgTGCTGaaggccggcagcggcgcaggacaAACCAGCGAGCCCGATGAGGCTCTCGCGGCGTGGGAGCTcctgctgcggaggcggcctaGTTCGGGGCTTCTTGCGAGTCAGCTCGAGGTGCCCAGTTACCTGTTGAGCTACacgggcggcgctggcgacgggGGGGCTGCTCGCGGAAAGGAAGGCACCTGcaaaagaagaaggaaatgCACTCCCGAAAGCGGAACGTGGCAAGAGAGTCAAGCTCCAGatgacgcagcggcggccgcgtcgccagcagaggaggaagtcgaCTTGACGCGCGACGAGACGGACGATGAGGCTGCGAGCCCGCACAGCGAAAAAGAGACCCGAGCGACTGACGCAGAAAATCCGAACGAGGCCGCATATAGGAGCGACATGGCGCTTcgcagggggcgggggacgccggcggagcgacCCGGCGACCCAGGAGGAAGCCATCACACTGCGGGCTCGGCGAGCCCAGATGCCCCTTCGCGGGGCGGGGCCAGGGGCCTCCGCTGCTCATCGACAGACCCCACGCAGAGG GCCCTCCGCGAGCTCATGAGTCAGCTGCGGCCGTACGCCGTGATCACGGATGCACCGATTGCA GTTGGGCAGGTTGCACACGCGTTCAGTCATGTTGAGCACGTGCTGAACATTTTCTTCGTGGAAAGCGACGTGGGCGAGCGGTCGAATCTTTtcgaggcgcggggggctTTGGTCAGTTCAGCCAACCCCAGCCAGCCTGCAGCAAGCGGAAACGACGACCGCGAGACGAGGCAGGACGAGGCCACCGGCACAGAGCGTCTGCAGTGGGCGCCAGTCGCCGACGCTTCAGTGAGTGTGACTTCCACAGAAAAGGAAccgctctcgcggctgcggactCTGGCGAAATGA
- a CDS encoding uncharacterized protein (encoded by transcript BESB_074470), whose translation MKKFTSLGSGSSSRKKAEKASRAAAEAGRGQAVDGGYSLDSSALNELEMLRVENAHLKRLIEQQNEAQGDDGASAAEIARVRRERDELQMKLSKLQAEYDTLQRDYANLQRDRRIEVDERHSETRTVEAQIEFMSQQHQQELQEKESRIRELEMKLVDLEQEVELAQSPAHFIQARSLDFDEMKDRVADLEKRLQVAKADNQRRAEEADRLREELEAAKAKGADEGVVAAAKAERDYFKAQLEARDAKARNYQEKSDELEQQTQMLSEELHRKQEIISSLESQISDLRMRDSGGVREAEGGAAEGLPADIRQLQQLVKEKEQAVWHLSDRLLAISSEKDALEQSNRQLKAELESTQVSAPQPPTPSGKKSKKVCEESHQQVQTQLAQAQTQLAALREEKDSRERQSQSRISELERKSGDFERQAKRSEERVHDLERDRDRLEALLKKKDAEIEALEVSKEYQVKALAVARTVTLPVHHEKSEGDTQAGSSLTAEDLRIELALKSAALRALSVKNAHLNDVLQRLRLASSTETTERELEEAQRSLHATSTELRLVEGNLKKLQEEKTKLQARLARVETELEVWRKDAQTARAALAEAQTRNARTADQYKVQSDRYSSMLARAMADTERLQQELTKERSARREAGKAFRKELRALRASKARRLDFEDVDPLHPLPLPSGGAPAQEADALLHSEPKAEGEVKQASGVDTAGILVPAAMVYSSRSEPPHAAGGCAGGHSADASGVYTLQSAPSGGVSPVAAAASAAPIYASSSAVPSSSESVRVYGVPAAVSTGVLPSEVYVHRLDGRTEKYLTDDEVYYVLGEDGAVRCVPRIKRAPGDDDGDGEKDASAPKVSEEDQRLAARILRQYVAEAEEERRTRSETGGDASASHRTDSAASAGGRATAERQRDRRENDGCRSPVNEASRDDESDVSVPRLSWAKETREGRGNVHRAAVVSRSSLDSPLHGFRGADTPSYGFGDSAREDPFDMERSLFTDLPSIAHAHNKLSSHQPLSKEQTAFSLSPEGSRLISTASDASAPGFSEGRDRRRPQGPSAVPCRALDSLLSLDELFPSRRALRLPDAARGPHADTGGGSGDAGGDAAWRAEAERADESPRGDDGSCPLDGEEESPPGASEQTESRENEDNVPKNGATRGTEGGAKLRRVSSPPEPSSHGSVSRFVEHLHSVEAKGKSLFGERRIATAPEAARGVMLRPKPDGEETLEAETHDEVDLS comes from the exons ATGAAGAAGTTCACCTCCCTAGGCAGCGGCTCCAGCAGCCGCAAGAAAGCGGAGaaagcctcgcgcgcggctgcggaggccggcaGAGGCCAGGCCGTAGACGGCG GCTACAGTCTCGACTCGAG CGCATTGAACGAGTTGGAGATGCTTCGCGTGGAAAATGCCCACCTGAAGCGGTTGATTGAGCAGCAGAATGAagcgcagggcgacgacggtgCCAG cgccgccgaaaTCGCGCGTGTGCGAAGGGAACGCGATGAGCTTCAG ATGAAGCTTTCAAAGCTGCAGGCAGAGTATGACACGCTGCAGCGGGACTACGCAAATCTTCAACGAGATCG ACGGATTGAGGTCGACGAGCGCCATAGCGAGACACGCACGGTGGAGGCTCAGATCGAGTTTATGAGTCAGCAGCATCAACAGGAGCTGCAAGAAAA agagagccgcaTCCGCGAGCTGGAAATGAAGCTCGTCGACTTGGAGCAGGAAGTGGAGCTTGCGCAGAGTCCGGCGCACTTTATCCA AGCGCGGTCGCTTGACTTCGATGAGATGAAGGATCGCGTCGCGGATCTAGAAAAGAGACTGCAGGTCGCCAAGGCTGACAACCAGAG ACGtgcggaagaggcagaccGGCTGCGCGAAGAGCTCGAAGCCGCCAaggcgaagggcgccgacgaggg ggttgttgcggcggcgaaggccgagcGGGACTACTTCAaggcgcagctcgaggcGAGAGATGCCAAAGCGAGGAACTATCAAGAAAAATC GGACGAGCTCGAGCAACAGACGCAAATGCTTTCTGAAGAGCTGCACAGAAAACAAGA AATCATCAGTTCTTTGGAGTCGCAGATTTCAGACCTGCGCATGCG AGACTCTGGCGGGGTGCGggaagcggaaggcggcgcggcggaaggccttCCAGCCGACAtcaggcagctgcagcagcttgtgAAGGAAAAGGAACAAGCTGTCTGGCATCTCAGCGACCGGCTGCTTGCCATCagcagcgagaaggacgcgctTGAGCAG AGCAATCGCCAGCTGAAGGCGGAGCTCGAGAGCACCCAAGTCTCTGCGCCACAGCCACCGACTCCCTCGGGGAAGAAGTCAAAAAAAGTGTGTGAAGAAAGCCACCAACAGGTTCAGACTCAGCTCGCGCAGGCACAGACGCAGCTGGCCGCTTtgagggaggagaaggacaGCCGGGAGCGGCAGTCGCAGAGTCGCATTAGCGAGTTGGAGCGGAAGAGCGGCGACTTCGAGCGGCaagcgaagcgcagcgaagaACGCGTACATGACCTGGAGCGCGACAGAGATCGCCTTGAGGCTCTG CTGAAGAAAAAGGACGCCGAAATCGAGGCCCTCGAAGTCTCAAAG GAGTACCAGGTGAAGGCCTTGGCGGTTGCGCGGACGGTGACGCTTCCTGTACACCACGAGA AATCCGAAGGCGACACCCAAGCGGGCAGCAGCTTGACTGCAGAGGACTTGCGCATCGAGCTCGCGCTCAAGTCTGCCGCACTCCGCGCGTTGAGCGTCAAAAACGCGCATCTGAACGATGTGCTGCAGCGACTGCGTCTCGCGAGCAGCACCGAAACTACCGAGAGAGAGCTCGAGGAAGCGCAACGC TCACTGCATGCCACCAGCACGGAGCTTCGCCTCGTTGAGGGAAATCTGAAGAAACTTCAAGAGGAGAAGACCAAGCTTCAG GCGCGGTTGGCTCGCGTGGAGACCGAGCTGGAGGTCTGGCGCAAGGACGCGCAGactgcgcgggcggcgctggcggaagCCCAGACGCGAAACGCGCGAACGGCAGATCAGTACAAGGTGCAGAGTGACAG ATACTCCTCGATGCTCGCGCGGGCGATGGCGGACACCGAGCGCCTTCAACAGGAACTCACAAAGGAGCGAAGCGC acgccgagaggccGGGAAGGCGTTCCGCAAGGAGCTGCGAGCTCTTCGGGCGTCGAAGGCTCGCCGTCTCGACTTTGAAGACGTGGATCCTCTTCATCCACTGCCGTTGCCCTCGGGCGGCGCACCTGCGCAGGAGGCTGACGCCCTCCTTCACTCCGAGCCAAAGGCGGAAGGAGAAGTGAAGCAGGCGAGCGGAGTCGACACCGCGGGAATTCTGGTGCCAGCTGCGATGGTTTACTCCTCACGAAGCGAGCCTCcgcacgcggcggggggATGTGCGGGCGGGCATTCAGCAGACGCCTCGGGTGTCTATACACTGcagtccgcgccctccggcggGGTCTCCCCggtggcggccgctgcatccgccgcgccgatctacgcctcgtcgtctgcggtGCCCTCTTCCTCAGAGTCTGTGCGGGTCTACGGAGTGCCGGCGGCGGTAAGCACGGGCGTCCTCCCCAGtgaggtgtacgtacaccgcctGGACGGCCGCACTGAGAAGTACCTGACAGATGACGAGGTTTACTACGTGCTGGGCGAAGACGGGGCTGTGCGATGCGTGCCTCGCATCAagcgcgcgccgggcgacgacgacggcgacggcgaaaaagacgcgtctgcgccgaaAGTCTCAGAGGAAGatcagcgcctcgctgcgagGATTCTGCGGCAGTACGTggcagaggccgaggaggagcgcaggacgcgaagcGAGACGGGCGGCGATGCCTCGGCGTCTCACAGAACGGActctgccgcgtctgcgggggggagagcgaccgcggagcgccagcgcgacaggcgcgagaACGACGGCTGTAGGAGTCCAGTCAACGAAGCTTCGCGCGACGATGAGAGCGACGTCTCCGTGCCGAGGCTGTCCTGGGCTAAGGAGACtcgcgaagggcgaggcaACGTGCATCGTGCGGCTGTGGTGTCGCGGAGCAGCTTGGACTCGCCGCTCCACGGGTTCCGCGGCGCTGACACGCCGAGCTACGGCTTCGGggacagcgcgcgcgaggacccGTTCGACATGGAGCGCAGCCTCTTCACAGATCTGCCCTCGATTGCGCACGCCCACAACAAACTCAGCTCGCACCAGCCGCTCTCGAAGGAGCAgaccgccttctcgctctcccccgAGGGGTCGCGGCTCATCAGCACGgccagcgacgcctccgcgccgggcTTCTCTGAGGGCAGggaccggcgccgcccccagGGCCCGTCTGCAGTCCCATGCCGCGCGCTCGACTCCCTGTTGTCCCTAGACGAGTTGTTTCCGTCGCGACGGGCTTTGCGGCTTCCAGACGCCGCCAGAGGCCCCCACGCGGACACCGGCGGGgggagcggcgacgcaggcggagacgcggcatGGCGTGCCGAAGCcgagcgcgcagacgagtcccccagaggcgacgacgggagTTGCCCTCTAGACGGGGAGGAGGAAAGTCCGCCTGGTGCGTCTGAGCAAACAGAGAGCCGGGAGAACGAAGACAACGTCCCCAAGaacggcgcgacgcgggggACAGAGGGCGGGGCGAAACTGAGGCGCGTGTCCTCTCCGCCTGAGCCCAGCAGTCACGGAAGTGTGTCGCGCTTCGTGGAGCATCTGCACTCGGTCGAGGCGAAGGGGAAGAGTCTCttcggcgagaggcgcatcgccaccgcgccggaggccgccagAGGCGTGATGCTGCGCCCCAAacccgacggcgaggagacgctggaAGCCGAAACGCACGACGAGGTGGATCTGTCCTGA